The genomic interval AGACTCGCATTTTGCAGGGTTTGGGGTCTTTTTTCACCAGGGTCGAGGCGCGGTCTGTGTGCCCACCTCGACCCACTTTTCGCCCACCACTTTTCGTCAACCTACCAACAACAAAGCCCAGGTCACTTATGGTCAACCCTTTTCACACGCTTGATAACTCACCGTTTGATCCGGTGGCACAGTTTCCTGCGTTTTATCACAACCCGCTTATCAATCACTTGGGCCGCCGTCGCGCCTGGACAATCTCAGACATCAACAAACGCCCCATCAATGTCCAACAGATGCTGACCACGGCCACCTACGGTAGCCCCGTTATTCATGGTGCCCGCATTGAAGACGCAGCAACCTCCCTACTTACCCTGGATGAACTGCGTACACAGATTCCCACCGCTGCCAACAATGCGTTTTATCTCGATGCTGTCCAAGATGGCTGTCTTATTTTAGATATTGAAAAAACCTGTCCCCCCGAGGTCGCAGCCACACTACTCACGCTCTCCCCCACCGCCTTTTACACAGAGGTGTCCATGAGTGGTCGTGGCTATCACCTCGTTATGCCGATACCAGAGAATTTTGCAGCGTTTCCTGCCGTACACAACAAACCCAGTATCAAACACCCCAAGCGCTGGTTCGAAATTCTTACCTCACAGTGGATCACCTTCACCCGACAACCAATCCCAGAGCATGTTCTCCATCACAGTGAATCTGCTAACACAAGTGCTGTGCCATGGTTGAATGATCAACCACTTACATGGGAAAACGTCTTTGCAGACTTAGCTAAAACTGTTGCACCCAACTTAAAAACCGGTGCCGGACTTACCATCACACCCAATGCACTGATGCCACCAGATCTCAGCGATGCTGAGCGCATTCGCGACGATGAAGTCATCGACTCGACCTGTCGATTATTTGCCGAACATTACTCGAAAACACTTGCGGACTTCTATGATGATGCATCCCGGTTCGAGTTCAGCCAAATTGGTGTCATTATCAATCTACTGCTCCCCACTATGAGGATGCATCCCACCACGATCAGTCTCGACAAACCCATCAACTCCGATCACATCATCAGACTTCTGTTCGCTGTCGCTACTCGCGTGATCACTCACCGCAGCAAACATGATGAGGAGCGATCTGGCGTTCCGTATCTGATGTATCAGGTTATTTCCTGCCTTGACATGCGAGAACACCCCGACAATGGCGACTACCGTGTCGTACCCTCCCGGCATAATAGAGACCAACACAGCAACAACCCCTCAGCTCATGTGGTCCACCAACAACCACAACCCCAGCCCAGCGCAGCAGATTCGCCACATCACTACCGTGCACTACCCCAAGAAAACACGGTGTCCGAACACAGTTTTAAAATCTATAACCCACCAGCCACACCCCCTCTAGGAGGTGAAAATTAGATTTATTATTAAAACACTTGTTCTAAACATAAGGAACGCGCTACCATTCATAGTTAGTGGGCATTCCGCCCCATAACAAACAGTAGAAAATTAAGTAGCACAGCATTGTAAATGTCGGGGAAACAAAATTATTCAACACTTTTCCAACTAATTGTTGATATGCACACTTTGTCGAACAATTACAGGAGCTACATGCACTTTTACATTTTCTATCAGCTTGTTATTAGTAATTATTTATCTGATTAAAATATCGGAGTTTATTTATGTGATTTGACCGGTAATTGCACAATAAAGTAATAGTTAATTACTAGGTATAGCAACGGATTAAATAATCACTATAATTAATTCTTTCCGTACTCATTTTAATCACTACCTATTCACCACTTGAACGGAGCGTTTTTCGCCATGTTGAAATTCCGCATCATCTCCACAGTCACTACTGGATCTCAGCCAACTCCACGAAAAAGCTGGAGCCACCCCGACACCACTCTCCTGGTCACCATGGTCACTGCACCATCGCTGTGCTCAGCCATCAACGTGTGGAACGCAACTGAGCGTATTCCCGCTCAAAAAATCCTTAATGTCGAAGAAGTACACGTTCTTGGTGAGTGCAGCGACGCCATCATCTCTACGTCACTAACCAAAAAGGACAATCCGCACGCACTTGTGCCCGATGATTTCGACCAAATCGGCGATGTGTTTGGCTATGCGCAAGACAATGTAGCTGTTTTTGATGTCATTGTCGCAGCACTGGGCGGTGCTGGTTATGGCCTGCTACCCGGACTGGTCATGCACCACATTGATGAGCACACCGTTGCACTTGTCTTTGATACTGATTCCCCTACTGGGACGCATATCCTCGGTGAGCGCTGCGTGTACTCCGACATCATTCACATGACTGACGATAAGTCTGCCCGTGGCTGGGGTGCAGTCATTGCCATAGCACGAGCCATCATCCTCAAAGTCGAACAGATCATGTAGTACCCCACCATGACTCACTTGATTCACCACAATCGACCGCCCGTACCAGCATCACTACCTGTGCACGTGCAGAACCAGACCTGCTCTCCGCCCATTATGAGCAGGTCTATGTCATATCTACCCACACTATTTTCTTGACCCAACGAAATGTGAATCACATTCTCTTCTCCACACACCTCGCATAAGAAAGAACACTTATTATGGCTAAAGAATTCGAATTCACCATCCCTGACCAACATAATCGTTTACCGCTTATTTACCTGGTCGCAGCACGCACAATCACCAGCGCTCGCACTCAGCTTCGTGCTGAACTCGATCAGGACGACCCCGATTTGCTCTCAAGTATCGACATTGATGCGCTCCCCTACGTCATCGTCGAGTAAAGGCGTTTCTTTTTCTCCCCCTGTGGTCTGACCTGTCAGGCAGTCAGGTTGGTTGATTTTTTCTGGCGGTGGCTGCATGGTGCAGCGTCAGTGAAAAGACAACACAGCGAAGCTGTGTTCGGGGGATTATGTGAGATCGCACCGGCACGTGTTGCGGTGCGGATCGCACGTTGTTCTCTTGTGGCCTGGCTCAGATAGCCACTACCTACACGCATCTGTTGTGCTGAAACAACAGCGCGACACTCACTCTTCTCATTACTCAACAACTTACTTTTAAGGACTACATAACTTATGTCTCTCTACCTTGACGACACTTTGTCTCGCATCGTTGAACTTGATCTCAAAGACACCCGCATTGTGCCGTTTCTTGCTGGTGAACCAGGTATCGGTAAAACCTCATTCATCTACGGCATCGGCGAACGTGCAGGCTACAAAGTCTTCAGTATCTCGGTTAACACCCTTGCCGATAAGGGTGACCTCACGGGCGCTCGCACCCTGCAGGACCCTGCCGATGGCAAGTGGAAGCAGATGTTTTTCCCGCACGCGACCTTCGTCGAAGCAAATGACTATGCACTAGCAAACCCAAACGAAACGGTCGTCATTCTTCTCGATGAGATTAACCGAACTGATTCGGATGTCACCTCTGCCTCGATGACTATCTCTACTGAGCGTCGCGTTGGTACCACCGATCTAGCACCCAATGTCCGCCTTGCTGTCACCGGAAACCTCACCGGTAATGTCACCCACCTTGATTCAGCATCTCTGACCAGGTTCTCCCTCTATGAGGTCAAGCCATCCGCAGAGACCTTCATGAACATCATGGGCGGCCGCCTCAACAAGTACATCCGTACCGTGCTGACCAAATACCCGGAATACATCTTCATGAAGCCAACTACTGCTACTGCTCTTATTACCACTGGCGATGATGATGACGACCATACAACCAATGCGAAGCAAATGATGGACTTCAACGCTGTGCTCGGTTCAGACCAAGACATGGTTCAATTTACCGCACCTAGAACTATCGAAGGTTTGTCCGTCTGGCTCAACAACGCCGATGATGACTTTCTTCGTCTACTTCTACAAGAAAAGGTGGATGGTCTTGCTCGATCCATGAGCTTGCTGCAGGCTACGCTCGAATCTCACACCGGCGATACCGCTTTTACCGCAGAAGTCCTCAGCGAAATGACCAATGATCTGCTGAGCTCCGCATCGCAAGCTCCTAGTGGTCCAATCAAACCATTTGTCTACGACCGACTCGCTGCTGCACCAAGCAATACTGTACTGGAACAAGAGGTTCACACACTCAGTCTCAATGACCGCGCCGATGTCTTGTTGTTTGCCCTCCATGACACTGTAAACAACGCTGCACCAAGCATCATCGCTCACCTTGCATCTGAAGGCGTACTTGATGAACTGCCCAAAGACAGAATCAGCAAAATTGTTTCACTCGGTCCTGTACCAACGGCAAACTATCACGCCTTGACCAGACAGGATACAACGTTGACTCGAAATCTCGGTCCCGCTGTCTTGGGCTTCTTGGAAAGTTAAAGCAATTTCCTAAGTACCTTTGGCAGCTGAGGTAGTCATCTGTCTACCTGCGTGGAGTAGACACTAAATCCTGTCCACGCACCCTTACCCTTCTTGACACTAGTAATTGAAAGCGATCCCCTCATGGTTACCTTCAGCGTCGCAAATCACGCGCCTCATACTTTTAGCCCATTCGATATTGAACCACCACTCACCGGTAACGCCACCACCGACGAACATGGTTACGAACACACCTCAGTGCTAGAAAAACTAGCCTCCAACCACCTGTTCAATCCAATCAATCCGCAACACCCAGTCACTATCACAGCCACCGAAAACGGATCAACCGTTGATCTTGATGCAGCAGCACTAGCACAACATCTTGCTCTAGCGATTACCCCAGACTCAATGCTGGCAAATCATCAAGGCTACAACCGTGACATGATGGGTCTACTTTCGCAGCTTACTAACCATGTTGGCTTTGATCGCCGATTCATTGTTGACCAACTCTTTATCTCCCAAGTGCTCAAAGCGAATCGTCTACCAGCACCGGCAAACAACGTTATTTACACCGTGCCCAATGACGTTATCCCATCTGCTAAAGACATCTTGTCCACCACTGCAAAAATGAACAATCCACTGACAGTTACTGCAAGTGCCCCAATTACTGTTGACGACATTCACACAGCCTATGAGGTATTTTTCGCTTCTCTTGCCTCAGTGTTTTTCCCTTATACCTACGGTGCGGTATTCCTTAACAACGCAGAATTCGTTGAGTTTGTTGATTACCTTATTAACGAAGCAACAACACTGCACTCGGCATCACTCATCTCCAACAACACCTTTAATAGGTTCCAATCAATGCGTAACATCTCCATTGATAATCTCACCGCCGAGTTTCTCTTACGCAAAAATGAAGCAGAGACAACTGATGATTATTCATTCCCCCGCGTACTTGTTTCCCTGCTGCATTCTTGGGTGAAACTCAATCACGATGATGCTCGTGCTAACAATGATGCACCCACCTGTGCACTAGCACC from Corynebacterium glutamicum ATCC 13032 carries:
- the gip gene encoding gyrase inhibitor Gip — translated: MAKEFEFTIPDQHNRLPLIYLVAARTITSARTQLRAELDQDDPDLLSSIDIDALPYVIVE
- a CDS encoding AAA family ATPase, which gives rise to MSLYLDDTLSRIVELDLKDTRIVPFLAGEPGIGKTSFIYGIGERAGYKVFSISVNTLADKGDLTGARTLQDPADGKWKQMFFPHATFVEANDYALANPNETVVILLDEINRTDSDVTSASMTISTERRVGTTDLAPNVRLAVTGNLTGNVTHLDSASLTRFSLYEVKPSAETFMNIMGGRLNKYIRTVLTKYPEYIFMKPTTATALITTGDDDDDHTTNAKQMMDFNAVLGSDQDMVQFTAPRTIEGLSVWLNNADDDFLRLLLQEKVDGLARSMSLLQATLESHTGDTAFTAEVLSEMTNDLLSSASQAPSGPIKPFVYDRLAAAPSNTVLEQEVHTLSLNDRADVLLFALHDTVNNAAPSIIAHLASEGVLDELPKDRISKIVSLGPVPTANYHALTRQDTTLTRNLGPAVLGFLES